A window of the Salvelinus fontinalis isolate EN_2023a chromosome 26, ASM2944872v1, whole genome shotgun sequence genome harbors these coding sequences:
- the LOC129824521 gene encoding somatostatin-1-like, translated as MALTGIWCAFVLVCVTLCQTGKVDSFGGSSDLKLGHQDKPTWLETLQDKQVSTDDKYNLVWLLYKLSQSHHDNTFKINFHPHGPESVGKQESRRETMPHDSRVRKEGCKVFFWKSWTAC; from the exons ATGGCCCTCACCGGAATCTGGTGCGcatttgtgcttgtgtgtgtcacTCTGTGTCAGACGGGGAAGGTCGACTCTTTCGGAGGGTCGTCGGATCTCAAGCTCGGACACCAGGATAAACCAACATGGCTCGAAACATTACAGGATAAACAG GTATCCACAGACGACAAATACAACCTCGTCTGGCTGCTGTACAAGCTTTCACAGTCACACCATGACAACACGTTCAAAATAAACTTCCACCCTCATGGACCGGAGAGTGTCGGGAAACAGGAGAGTAGGCGCGAGACTATGCCACACGACTCGCGCGTTCGTAAAGAAGGATGCAAAGTGTTCTTCTGGAAGTCATGGACCGCCTGCTGA